The following proteins come from a genomic window of Corallococcus sp. NCRR:
- a CDS encoding cobalamin B12-binding domain-containing protein, with the protein MRETVPGFNGSWNVSTLPRPLRAPVIQTTPAIDSLRARYLAAQLSGNRQEALRLLVDEGVLCGVPLQELHLEVIQAAQYEIGRLWQENIISVAQEHLATAISQYVLAHLYRHLPRDPANGKVVMMACVEGELHEVGARMASDFLEMAGFDVRFLGANVPAEHLARMVRESPPDLVALSVTMPFHMPQVRDAVRKVRQVSPSLPIAVGGLAFDWGSALEEELAVSFFGKSVRELVASTCRLLGV; encoded by the coding sequence ATGCGGGAGACCGTTCCAGGGTTTAACGGAAGCTGGAACGTCTCTACCCTCCCCCGTCCGCTTCGCGCTCCCGTGATCCAAACGACCCCTGCCATCGACTCGCTGCGGGCGCGGTATCTGGCCGCGCAGCTCTCCGGAAACCGCCAGGAGGCCCTGCGCCTGCTCGTGGATGAGGGCGTGCTGTGCGGCGTGCCCCTCCAGGAGCTCCACCTGGAGGTCATCCAGGCGGCCCAGTACGAAATCGGCCGGCTCTGGCAGGAGAACATCATCTCCGTCGCCCAGGAGCACCTGGCCACCGCCATCTCCCAGTACGTCCTGGCCCATCTGTACCGCCACCTGCCCCGCGACCCGGCCAACGGCAAGGTCGTGATGATGGCGTGCGTGGAGGGCGAACTCCACGAGGTGGGCGCGCGCATGGCCAGCGACTTCCTGGAGATGGCCGGCTTCGACGTGCGCTTCCTCGGCGCCAACGTGCCCGCCGAACACCTGGCCCGCATGGTGCGCGAGTCCCCGCCGGACCTCGTGGCCCTCTCCGTCACCATGCCCTTCCACATGCCCCAGGTCCGGGACGCCGTGCGCAAGGTGCGTCAGGTGTCGCCGTCCCTGCCCATCGCCGTGGGCGGGCTCGCCTTCGACTGGGGCTCCGCCCTGGAAGAGGAACTGGCCGTGTCCTTCTTCGGCAAGAGCGTCCGCGAGCTGGTCGCCTCCACCTGCCGCCTGCTGGGGGTCTGA
- a CDS encoding hybrid sensor histidine kinase/response regulator, with amino-acid sequence MMKEDDRASGIFESLSRELALACDAQGTVVWRDERAARLLGIKPGQTLKSLASHGSESKVEKLLVQARDEAVDGWELILQDGHKPATFAFRARPHEGGIALVGSLVPEDYGAALTQVSTTLGELSALHRETERQQHELKRRAEELARLNRELEESNKGVRSLHAALDEKAESLQRASEIKSRVVANVSHEFRTPLHSILGLSKVLLNPLNGSLAPEQEKQVQFIRGSAEALFELVNDLLDLSKVESGKTTLRHSRFVASDLISALRGMTRPLLPPDSTVALDFVEPTEPLELETDEAKLSQVVRNLISNALKFTESGAVTVTAARGPRDTVVFTVKDTGIGIAPENHERVFEEFIQVDSHLQRRVKGTGLGLPLARKLTELLGGTLNVQSRLGEGATFTITLPRVHPEVSEMTGLTQRSEALDPSRAPVLVLEDDRQTLFLYEKYLARSGFQVLPVRSVEDARKVMQRVRPAAMVLDVMLEGETSWSFLAEMKNGEQTRDIPILVVTVTDREQKARALGADEFWLKPVDEVRLQRKLSAMARTGPVERVLIIDDDDVHRYLLKQLLKDTPFQLLEAANGREGVRIARENAPHLIFLDFVLPDITAFDVLDELKADPRTRDIPIILHTSHQLQESERQRLARETSAILAKHTLSREVAITRIRDALSKAGLGNRDLREVNPRG; translated from the coding sequence ATGATGAAGGAAGACGACCGCGCCTCCGGGATTTTCGAATCCCTCAGCCGAGAGCTGGCGTTGGCCTGCGATGCGCAAGGAACGGTCGTCTGGCGCGACGAGCGCGCGGCCCGCCTCCTGGGCATCAAGCCGGGCCAGACGCTCAAGAGCCTGGCGAGCCACGGCAGCGAGAGCAAGGTGGAGAAGCTGCTCGTGCAGGCGCGCGACGAGGCCGTGGACGGGTGGGAGCTCATCCTCCAGGACGGCCACAAGCCCGCGACGTTCGCCTTCCGCGCCCGGCCGCACGAGGGCGGCATCGCGCTGGTGGGCAGCCTGGTGCCGGAGGACTACGGCGCCGCGCTCACCCAGGTGAGCACCACGCTGGGAGAGCTGTCCGCGCTCCACCGCGAGACGGAGCGCCAGCAGCACGAGCTCAAGCGCCGCGCGGAGGAATTGGCCCGCCTGAACCGCGAGCTGGAGGAGTCCAACAAGGGCGTGCGCAGCCTGCACGCGGCCCTGGACGAGAAGGCGGAGAGCCTCCAGCGCGCGTCTGAAATCAAGAGCCGCGTGGTGGCCAACGTGAGCCACGAGTTCCGCACGCCGCTGCACTCCATCCTCGGCCTGTCCAAGGTGCTGCTCAACCCGCTCAACGGCAGCCTCGCGCCGGAGCAGGAGAAGCAGGTCCAGTTCATCCGCGGCTCGGCGGAGGCGCTCTTCGAGCTGGTCAACGACCTGTTGGACCTGTCCAAGGTGGAGTCCGGCAAGACGACGCTGCGCCACAGCCGCTTCGTCGCGTCCGACCTCATCAGCGCGCTGCGCGGCATGACGCGGCCCCTGCTGCCGCCGGACTCGACGGTGGCGCTCGACTTCGTGGAGCCCACGGAGCCCCTGGAGCTGGAGACGGACGAGGCCAAGCTCAGCCAGGTGGTGCGCAACCTCATCTCCAACGCGCTCAAGTTCACCGAGTCCGGCGCCGTCACGGTGACCGCGGCCCGGGGCCCGCGCGACACGGTGGTGTTCACCGTGAAGGACACGGGCATCGGCATCGCGCCGGAGAACCACGAGCGCGTCTTCGAGGAGTTCATCCAGGTGGACAGCCACCTGCAGCGGCGCGTGAAGGGCACCGGCCTGGGCCTGCCCCTGGCGCGAAAGCTGACGGAGCTCTTGGGCGGCACGCTCAACGTGCAGAGCCGGCTGGGCGAGGGCGCCACGTTCACCATCACCCTGCCGCGCGTCCACCCGGAGGTGTCGGAGATGACGGGGCTCACCCAGCGCAGCGAGGCGCTGGACCCCTCGCGCGCGCCGGTGCTGGTGCTGGAGGACGACCGCCAGACGCTCTTCCTCTACGAGAAGTACCTGGCGCGCTCCGGCTTCCAGGTGCTGCCCGTGCGCAGCGTGGAGGACGCGCGCAAGGTGATGCAGCGCGTGCGCCCCGCGGCCATGGTGCTGGACGTGATGCTGGAGGGCGAGACGAGCTGGAGCTTCCTCGCGGAGATGAAGAACGGGGAGCAGACGCGCGACATCCCCATCCTCGTCGTCACCGTGACGGACCGCGAGCAGAAGGCGCGCGCCCTGGGCGCGGACGAGTTCTGGCTCAAGCCCGTGGACGAGGTGCGCCTGCAGCGCAAGCTGTCCGCCATGGCGCGCACCGGGCCCGTGGAGCGGGTGCTGATCATTGACGACGACGACGTGCACCGCTACCTGCTCAAGCAGCTGCTCAAGGACACGCCCTTCCAGCTGCTGGAGGCCGCCAACGGCCGCGAAGGCGTCCGCATCGCCCGCGAGAACGCCCCGCACCTCATCTTCCTGGACTTCGTGCTGCCGGACATCACCGCCTTCGACGTGCTGGACGAGCTGAAGGCGGACCCCCGCACGCGCGACATCCCCATCATCCTGCACACCTCCCACCAGTTGCAGGAGTCGGAGCGCCAGCGGCTGGCGCGCGAGACCTCCGCCATCCTGGCCAAGCACACGCTCAGCCGCGAGGTGGCCATCACCCGCATCCGCGACGCGCTGTCCAAGGCGGGACTGGGGAACCGGGACCTGCGCGAGGTGAACCCCCGTGGCTGA
- a CDS encoding ATP-binding response regulator, which yields MAEESRLATVLNVNDDAANRYLVNRILEMSGYHVLEAATGMAALLMAEEHRPDVIVLDVKLPDISGYEVCARLRANAATAAIAVMHTSATFVTPDKKVQGLEGGADAYLTQPYEPSELIATVRSLLRLRHAEQQARMRTDQLIEMDRRKDEFLAMLAHELRNPLAAIMTAIGILERKAPSDTKEARMHGIIQRQTHHLARLVDDLLDVSRITRGKVELRKEPVSLTATFQQVLAILRPRVESRGLKLEVHLPRAPLWLEGDATRLEQVFTNLVDNAAKYTDEGSVTVELFQEGVDGNAQAVLRVKDTGIGIPPEKLPAMFELFAQADTSLERSRGGLGIGLTLVRTLVRMHGGTVEATSGGPGLGSEFVVRLPLIPADRVPVSAGTNLLDARRARRILLVEDNSDARQSMRDLLELWGHQVAVAQDGLRGVEMALEHAPDLALVDIGLPGLDGYQVARTLRARVGQGLRLVALSGYGDAETYQQALKAGFDVHLTKPVRPADLDRVLSNL from the coding sequence GTGGCTGAGGAGTCGCGTCTGGCAACGGTCCTCAACGTCAACGACGACGCGGCCAACCGCTACCTCGTCAACCGCATCCTGGAGATGTCCGGCTACCACGTGCTGGAGGCGGCCACCGGCATGGCGGCGCTCCTCATGGCGGAGGAGCACCGCCCGGACGTCATCGTCCTGGACGTGAAGCTGCCGGACATCAGCGGCTATGAGGTCTGCGCGCGGCTGAGGGCCAACGCGGCCACGGCCGCCATCGCGGTGATGCACACGTCCGCGACCTTCGTCACGCCGGACAAGAAGGTGCAGGGCCTGGAGGGCGGCGCGGACGCGTACCTCACCCAGCCCTATGAGCCCTCGGAGCTCATCGCCACGGTGCGCTCGCTGTTGCGCCTGCGCCACGCGGAGCAGCAGGCCCGGATGCGCACGGACCAGCTCATCGAGATGGACCGCCGCAAGGACGAGTTCCTGGCCATGCTGGCCCACGAGCTGAGAAACCCGCTGGCCGCCATCATGACGGCCATTGGCATCCTGGAGCGCAAGGCGCCCTCGGACACCAAGGAAGCGCGGATGCACGGCATCATCCAGCGCCAGACGCACCACCTGGCGCGGCTGGTGGACGACCTGCTGGACGTCAGCCGCATCACCCGGGGCAAGGTGGAGCTGCGCAAGGAGCCGGTGAGCCTCACCGCCACCTTCCAGCAGGTGCTCGCCATCCTGCGCCCGCGCGTGGAGTCCCGCGGCCTGAAGCTGGAGGTCCACCTGCCGCGCGCGCCGCTGTGGCTGGAGGGTGACGCCACGCGCCTGGAGCAGGTCTTCACCAACCTGGTGGACAACGCGGCCAAGTACACGGACGAGGGCAGCGTCACCGTGGAGCTGTTCCAGGAGGGCGTGGACGGCAACGCGCAGGCGGTGCTGCGGGTGAAGGACACCGGCATCGGCATCCCGCCGGAGAAGCTGCCCGCCATGTTCGAGCTGTTCGCCCAGGCGGACACGTCCCTGGAGCGCTCACGCGGAGGCCTGGGCATTGGCCTCACGCTGGTGCGCACGCTGGTGCGGATGCACGGCGGCACCGTGGAGGCCACCAGCGGCGGCCCGGGCCTGGGCAGCGAGTTCGTGGTGCGGCTGCCCCTCATCCCCGCGGACCGCGTCCCCGTGTCGGCCGGGACGAACCTCCTGGACGCGCGGCGCGCGCGGCGCATCCTGCTGGTGGAGGACAACTCGGACGCGCGCCAGTCCATGCGCGACCTGCTGGAGCTGTGGGGCCACCAGGTGGCGGTAGCCCAGGACGGCCTGCGGGGCGTGGAGATGGCCCTGGAGCACGCGCCGGACCTGGCGCTGGTGGACATTGGCCTGCCGGGGCTGGACGGCTACCAGGTGGCCCGGACACTGCGCGCGCGCGTGGGACAGGGCTTGCGGCTGGTGGCGCTCAGCGGCTACGGCGACGCGGAGACCTACCAGCAGGCCTTGAAGGCCGGGTTCGACGTGCACCTCACCAAGCCGGTGCGGCCCGCGGACCTGGACCGGGTCCTGTCGAACCTCTGA
- a CDS encoding helix-turn-helix transcriptional regulator, translating to MDKKLATTIGASARVARGRMELTQADVAERIDVATEVYGRLERGGMLPSVQTLLKLCHELHVSADELLGLAAQGAPPARTSEAPPPTPERPEVRRLLRSVRQLDPAQVKLLGLVANALTRR from the coding sequence ATGGACAAGAAACTCGCAACCACCATCGGCGCATCCGCACGGGTCGCCCGGGGCCGCATGGAGCTTACGCAGGCCGACGTGGCCGAGCGAATCGACGTGGCCACGGAAGTGTACGGCCGCTTGGAGCGCGGCGGCATGCTCCCCAGCGTCCAGACCCTGCTGAAGCTGTGCCACGAGCTGCACGTCTCCGCGGACGAGCTGCTGGGACTCGCGGCGCAGGGCGCTCCGCCGGCGCGCACCAGCGAGGCTCCGCCGCCCACGCCGGAGCGTCCGGAAGTGCGCCGGCTGTTGCGCAGCGTGCGCCAGCTGGACCCCGCCCAGGTGAAGCTGCTGGGCCTGGTGGCCAACGCGCTGACGCGGCGGTAG